In Paroedura picta isolate Pp20150507F chromosome 1, Ppicta_v3.0, whole genome shotgun sequence, the following are encoded in one genomic region:
- the NTPCR gene encoding cancer-related nucleoside-triphosphatase isoform X1 — translation MAKHVFLTGPPGIGKTTLIQKTLEVLKSSVVPIDGFYTEEVREGGRRIGFDVVTLSGRRGILSRIGSSPSAARHEYRVGQYVVDIASFEELVLPLLRHTLDSSGVKKVCVIDEIGKMELFSQSFIQAVRQILSGSGTVILGTIPVLKGKPLGLVEEIRSRKEVKVFNITRENRHGMLQDVVTAVKNCLK, via the exons ATGGCCAAGCACGTTTTCCTCACGGGACCACCAG GAATTGGGAAAACCACCTTGATTCAGAAAACCCTTGAAGTTTTAAAATCATCGGTTGTCCCTATTGATGGATTTTACACAGAAGAAGTGAGAGAAGGTGGCCGGAGAATAGGATTTGATGTTGTCACTCTAAGTGGAAGAAGAGGAATTTTGTCTCGGATTGG atCTAGCCCTTCAGCGGCAAGGCATGAATACCGTGTTGGCCAATATGTAGTAGACATAGCTTCCTTTGAAGAGTTGGTCCTTCCTTTGTTGAGACAT ACTCTTGACAGCAGTGGAGTGAAAAAAGTCTGTGTAATTGATGAGATtggtaaaatggagctcttcagccagtcCTTTATTCAAGCTGTCCGTCAAATCTTGAGTGGCTCAGGAACGGTGATTCTTGGAACGATTCCAGTGCTCAAAGGAAAGCCTCTGGGGCTTGTGGAGGAGATCAGAAGTAGAAAGGAGGTGAAGGTCTTCAAT ATTACAAGAGAGAACAGACATGGCATGTTACAAGATGTTGTGACAGCTGTGAAGAATTGCCTAAAATGA
- the NTPCR gene encoding cancer-related nucleoside-triphosphatase isoform X2, with amino-acid sequence MAKHVFLTGPPGIGKTTLIQKTLEVLKSSVVPIDGFYTEEVREGGRRIGFDVVTLSGRRGILSRIGSSPSAARHEYRVGQYVVDIASFEELVLPLLRHITRENRHGMLQDVVTAVKNCLK; translated from the exons ATGGCCAAGCACGTTTTCCTCACGGGACCACCAG GAATTGGGAAAACCACCTTGATTCAGAAAACCCTTGAAGTTTTAAAATCATCGGTTGTCCCTATTGATGGATTTTACACAGAAGAAGTGAGAGAAGGTGGCCGGAGAATAGGATTTGATGTTGTCACTCTAAGTGGAAGAAGAGGAATTTTGTCTCGGATTGG atCTAGCCCTTCAGCGGCAAGGCATGAATACCGTGTTGGCCAATATGTAGTAGACATAGCTTCCTTTGAAGAGTTGGTCCTTCCTTTGTTGAGACAT ATTACAAGAGAGAACAGACATGGCATGTTACAAGATGTTGTGACAGCTGTGAAGAATTGCCTAAAATGA